In the genome of Streptomyces sp. Q6, the window CAGGCGATCGACCTCGTCCGGCGCAACCCGGACCGGTTCCGCGTCACCGCGCTGAGCGCCGCGGGCGGCCGCGTCGACCTGCTCGCCGAGCAGGCCCACCGACTGCGCGTACGCACCGTCGCCGTCGCCCGCGAGGACGTCGTACCGGCGCTGCGCGAGGCGCTCGTCGCGCGGTACGGGTCACGGGAGCCGCTCCCCGAGATCCTCGCCGGACCGGGCGCGGCCACCGAGGTCGCGGGCCGCGGCGACTGCCACACCGTCCTCAACGGCATCACCGGTTCCATCGGCCTGGCCCCGACGCTCGCCGCCCTCGAAGCGGGCCGCACCCTCGCCCTCGCCAACAAGGAGTCGCTGATCGTCGGCGGCCCGCTGGTGAAGGCGATCGCGAAGCCCGGCCAGATCATCCCGGTCGACTCCGAGCACGCCGCCCTCTTCCAGGCCATCGCGGCCGGCACCCGCGCCGACGTCCGCAAGCTCGTCGTCACGGCGTCCGGCGGCCCGTTCCGCGGACGCACGAAGGCGGACCTCGCGCACGTCACCGTCGAGGACGCCCTCGCGCACCCCACGTGGGCGATGGGCCCGGTCATCACGATCAACTCCGCGACCCTCGTCAACAAGGGCCTCGAAGTCATCGAGGCGCACCTCCTGTACGACATCCCCTTCGACCGCATCGACGTGGTCGTGCACCCGCAGTCGTACGTGCACTCCATGGTCGAGTACGTCGACGGCTCCTCGATCCTCCAGGCGACCCCGCCGGACATGGGCGGCCCGATCGCCATCGGACTCGGCTGGCCGGAAAGAATCCCCGACGCGGCCCCCGCGTTCGACTGGACCAAGGCGTCGAGCTGGGAGTTCTTCCCGCTCGACACCGACGCGTTCCCCTCGGTGGGGCTCGCCCGGCACGTGGGGGAGCTCGCGGGCACGGCCCCGGCGGTGTTCAATGCCGCCAACGAGGAGTGCGTGGACGCGTTCTTGAAGGGCGCCCTGCCGTTCAACGGGATCATGGAGACCGTCACCCGGGTCGTCGAGGAACACGGCACACCGGAATCGGGAACTTCCCTGACCGTCGCGGACGTCCTCGAAGCGGAGACCTGGGCGCGCGCCCGGGCCCGTGAACTGACCGCTACGGACAAGGCAGCCGCGGAGGCTCGTGCATGACGACCTTGATGATGATCCTCGGCATAGTCGTCTTCGTGGTGGGCCTGCTCATCTCCATCGCCTGGCACGAGCTGGGCCACCTGTCGACGGCGAAGCTCTTCGGCATCCGCGTCCCGCAGTACATGGTCGGCTTCGGGCCCACCATCTTCTCGCGGAAGAAGGGCGAGACCGAGTACGGCATCAAGGCCATCCCGCTCGGCGGCTACATCCGCATGATCGGCATGTTCCCGCCCGGCGCGGACGGGAAGATCGAAGCCCGCTCCACGTCCCCGTTCCGCTCGATGGTGGAGGACGCGCGGGCGGCGGCCTTCGAGGAGCTCAAGCCCGGCGACGAGACCCGTCTCTTCTACACACGCAAGCCGTGGAAGCGCGTCATCGTCATGTTCGCCGGACCGTTCATGAACCTGATCCTCGCGGTCGGCCTGTTCTTCACGGTCCTCATGGGCTTCGGCGTCACCCAGCAGACGAACGTGGTCTCGTCGGTCTCGCCGTGCGTCATCAAGGTCAGTGAGAACCGCGACACCTGCAAGGCGACCGACGCCGAGTCCCCGGCGAAGGCGGCCGGGCTCCAGCCCAAGGACAAGATCGTGTCCTTCGACGGAGTCACGACGGACAAGTGGAACACCCTGTCCGACGAGATCCGCGAGAGCGCCGGAAAGACCGTCCCGATCGTCGTCGAGCGCGACGGCCGGCAGCAGACGCTGACCGCGAAGATCGCCACGAACCAGGTGGCGAAGAAGGACTCCAGCGGCCAGATCACCGACGGTTACGTCAATGCCGGCTTCCTCGGCTTCACCGCCGCCACCGGTGTCGTACGCCAGGACTTCGGCGACTCCGTGTCGTGGATGACCGACCGGGTCGGCGACGCCGTCGACTCGATCATCGCGCTCCCGGCGAAGATCCCGGCCCTGTGGGACGCGGCGTTCGGCGACGGCCCGCGCGAGCAGGACTCCCCGATGGGCGTGGTCGGCGCGGCCCGCGTCGGCGGCGAGATCTTCACCATGGACATCCCGGCGACCCAGCAGCTGGCGATGGCGTTGATGCTGGTGGCCGGCTTCAACCTGTCGCTCTTCCTCTTCAACATGCTCCCGCTGCTCCCGCTCGACGGCGGGCACATCGCGGGCGCCCTGTGGGAGTCGCTGCGGCGGAACCTGGCGCGGGTGTTCCGGCGCCCCGACCCGGGCCCGTTCGACGTGGCGAAGCTCATGCCGGTGGCGTACGTGGTGGCCGGGATCTTCGTCTGCTTCACGATCCTCGTGCTCATCGCGGACGTCGTGAACCCGGTGAAGATCTCCTGATCGCACGCGCCCAGGAGGAGAACGAGACCGCGCCCCGCGCCGCCCACCTTTGGGTGGAGTTGCGGGGCGCGGTGTGCTCGGGCCCGCGCCGGTGACGTAATCTCGAAGTTCTGGGACTCGATCCACACCTTGGGGTTGCACAGCAGATGACTGCGATTTCACTCGGCATGCCGGACGTACCGACCAAGCTCGCCGAGCGGCGCAAGAGCCGTCAGATCCAGGTCGGCACCGTCGCGGTCGGCGGTGACGCCCCGGTCTCCGTCCAGTCGATGACGACGACCCGCACCTCCGACATCGGCGCCACGCTCCAGCAGATCGCCGAGCTGACGGCGTCCGGCTGCCAGATCGTGCGTGTGGCCTGCCCCACGCAGGACGACGCCGACGCGCTGCCGATCATCGCCAAGAAGTCGCAGATCCCGGTCATCGCGGACATCCACTTCCAGCCGAAGTACGTCTTCGCGGCCATCGAGGCCGGCTGCGCCGCGGTCCGCGTGAACCCGGGCAACATCAAGCAGTTCGACGACAAGGTCAAGGAGATCGCCCAGGCGGCGAACGACCACGGCACCCCGATCCGCATCGGTGTGAACGCGGGCTCCCTGGACCGCCGCCTGCTCCAGAAGTACGGCAAGGCGACCCCCGAGGCCCTCGTCGAGTCGGCCCTGTGGGAGGCGTCCCTCTTCGAGGAGCACGGCTTCCGCGACATCAAGATCTCGGTCAAGCACAACGACCCGGTCGTGATGGTCAACGCCTACCGCCTGCTCGCCGAGAAGTGCGACTACCCCCTCCACCTCGGCGTCACCGAGGCGGGCCCCGCCTTCCAGGGCACGATCAAGTCGGCCGTCGCCTTCGGCGCGCTGCTCTCCGAGGGCATCGGCGACACGATCCGCGTCTCCCTGTCGGCCCCGCCCGTCGAGGAGATCAAGGTCGGCAACCAGATCCTGGAGTCGCTGAACCTCAAGCCCCGCCGCCTGGAGATCGTCTCCTGCCCGTCCTGCGGCCGCGCCCAGGTCGACGTCTACAAGCTCGCCGAGGAGGTCACGGCCGGCCTCGACGGCATGGAGGTCCCCCTCCGCGTCGCCGTCATGGGCTGTGTCGTCAACGGCCCGGGTGAGGCCCGCGAGGCCGACCTCGGCGTCGCCTCCGGCAACGGCAAGGGCCAGATCTTCGTCAAGGGCGAGGTCATCAAGACCGTCCCCGAGTCGAAGATCGTGGAGACCCTCATCGAAGAGGCGATGAAGATCGCCGAGCAGATGGAGAAGGACGGCGTCGCCTCCGGCGAGCCGACCGTGGCCGTCGCGGGCTGACGCCTGCCCGGTGCCCTCGGGACCGTCCGACTTCCTCGCGCGCTCGTCCGCCGGGTTCCGCCCGGCGGTCGGGCGCGCGTCGCGTGGTGGCCGGCCTCCCACCGGCCGCACCAGGCAGGCCCCCTGCGACCCTCAGCACCGGCAGGTACAGTTCGGAGATCAGCAACCCAGTCAAAAAGGCCCGCCCGTGTTGACTCAGACCACCACCCGGGTCCTCGAACCGAGTGACCTGGACGCCGCACTCGTCGTCCTCGACCGCGAGCCGGTCGTGAACGCCTTCGTGACGGCGCGCGTCCGCGTAGCGGGGCTCGACCCGTGGCGCCTCGGCGGCGAGATGTGGGGCTGGTACGAGGACGGCATGCTCCAGTCCCTCTGCTACGCGGGCGCCAACCTGGTGCCGATCTGCGCCACCGACCGGGCCGTCCGCGGCTTCGCCGACCGCGCCCGGCGGGCCGGCCGCCGCTGCTCCTCGATCGTCGGCCCCGCCGAGCCCACCGCGCTGCTGTGGCGTCTGCTGGAACCCAGCTGGGGCCCGGCCCGCGAGGTCCGCGCCCAGCAGCCGCTGATGGTCACCGACCGCCTCCCCGCCGACGTCACCCCGGACCCGTACGTACGCCGGATCCGCAAGGACGAGATGGACACGATCATGCCGGCGTGTGTGGCGATGTTCACCGAGGAGGTCGGGGTCTCCCCGCTGGCCGGCGACGGCGGTCTGCTCTACCAGGCGCGGGTCGCCGAACTGGTCGGCTCGGGCCGCTCGTTCGCCCGCCTCGACGAGCACGGCAAGGTCATGTTCAAGGCGGAGATCGGCGCCGCCACCGACCAGGCCTGCCAGATCCAGGGCGTCTGGGTCGCACCCGAGTACCGCGGCCGCGGCCTCGCCGCCCCCGGCATGGCGGCGGTCCTGCGCTACGCCCTGGCCGACGTCGCCCCCGTCGTCAGCCTGTACGTGAACGACTTCAACACCCCGGCGCGTGCCGCGTACCGCCGGGTCGGCTTCGAGGAAGTCGGCGCGTTCATGAGCATCCTGTTCTAGAGCGATCTCCCGTTCCCACCCCCCACTCCGGACGCAGGTGCCACCGATGCCCGATTCCCCTGAAGCGCCCCTCTCCGCCTCCGCCGTGGGCGCCTGGCAGGAATGGCGCGCCGACCGGCACCGTTCCGTCACCGCCCCCACCGGCAATCTCGCGCTCGTCGAGACCCGCTGGCTGCCCGCCGGTGAACTCCCCGACCCGGCGGCCGCCCGCGCCGGACAGCCCGACACCGTCATCGTCACGGCCCTCGAACGCACCGACATGATCACCGGCGAACCCGAGCACGGCCTGCGCTTCTGGGACGCGGACGCCCCCGCGATCCGGGACTTCGACCGCATCGACGCCTTCCCGTACGACCCGGCCTGGGTCCTGGACGCCACGTACACCCCCGTCGAGGGCGCCCGCACCGTCGCCTTCGAGCACCTGCGGGACAACGGCGGCACCCGCGAGAAGGCCGTCCCCGGCGACATCGCGCTCACCGTCGACGGCACCGCCTACACGCTCTCGGCCTTCGACGACGACGGCACCCTGCTGCTCGTCTTCGGCGACCCGACGAACGGCTCCACGACCTACGGCGCGGGCCGCTTCCTGTTCGTCGAGCACACGGGGGAGGGCCGCGTACGCCTCGACTTCAACCGGGCCTTCGTGCCCCCCTGCGGCTTCTCCGAGCAGTACAACTGCCCCATGCCCCCGCGGCAGAACCGATTCCACCTGCCCGTCGAGGCCGGAGAGAAGCTCCCCGTGCTGCGCGACGGCGACGCCCGCTGACCGCCTCTCCCCGAACGGCCGCCCCGGGGTACCCTCCCCGCATGCCGCACCGCAACCGTACGGATGCCATCGACGACGCAGCCGTCACCATCGGCCCGCTCGACCTGCGCGCCCGGGTGGACGAGGCGCTCGCCGTGCAGGCGCACGCCTTCGGCCTGGGCGACGACGAGATCGCCGTGCGCCGGCAGATCGTACTGCGGCACATCACCTATCCCGGCGCCCGCTCGCTGGGCGCCACCACCGAGTCCGGCCGGCTCGTCGGCTTCGTCTACGGCATGCCGAACGACCGGACCCACTGGTGGTCCACGGTGGTCGAGCCGTACCTGCGCGCCGGGGGGAACGAGCACTGGCTCGACGACTCGTTCGTCATCACCGAGCTGCACGTGCACCCCGGCTACCAGAACCGCGGCATCGGCCGCACCCTCATCACCGCCCTCACCGACGGCGCCGCCCAGCCCCGCTCGATCCTCTCCGCGATCGACTTCGACAGCCCGGCCCGCGGCCTCTACCACTCCCTCGGCTACGACGATCTGGCCCGCAAGGTCCTGTTCCCCAGCGCCCCGAAGCCGTACGCCGTGATGGGCGCGCCCCTGCCGCTGCGCCGCGACGACCCGTAACCGATTTCCGGCCGCGCCCGCCCCCCGGCTAACCTCCTGGGACCACCCTTTCGCAGCAGGAGTCAAGAATCATGGCCAAGGCCCAGGTCCAGCGCATGTCCCGGTTGATGGTGAAGACACTGCGCGACGACCCGGCGGACGCCGAGGTCCTCAGCCACAAGCTGCTCGTCCGCGCCGGTTTCGTGCGCCGCACCGCCGCCGGCGTCTGGTCCTGGCTGCCGCTCGGCAAGAAGGTCCTCGCCAACGTCGAGCGCGTCGTGCGCGAGGAGATGGACGAGATGGGCGGCCAGGAGGTCACCCTCCCCGCCCTGCTGCCCAAGGAGCCCTACGAGGCGACGAACCGCTGGACCGAGTACGGCGCCGAGCTGTTCCGCCTGAACGACCGCAAGGGCGGCGACTACCTCCTCGGCCCCACCCACGAGGAGATCTTCACCCTCCTGGTCAAGGACCAGTGCACGTCCTACAAGGATCTGCCGGTGATCCTCTACCAGATCCAGACGAAGTACCGCGACGAGGCCCGCCCCCGCGCCGGCATCCTGCGCGGCCGCGAGTTCCTGATGAAGGACTCGTACTCCTTCGACCTGGAGGACGAGGGCCTGGCCCGGTCCTACGCGCTGCACCGCGCCGCCTACCAGAAGATCTTCGAGCGCCTCGGCCTCGACTACCGCATCTGCGCCGCGACCGCCGGCGCCATGGGCGGCTCGAAGTCCGAGGAGTTCCTGGCCCCGGCCGCGGCCGGCGAGGACACCTTCGCCGACTGCCCGAACTGCGACTACGCGGCCAACACGGAGGCCGTCTCCTTCGCCCTGAACCCGGTCGACGCGGCCGGCGTCCCCGCGCTCGAGGAGATCCCGACCCCCGACACCCCGACCATCGAGACGCTCGCCGCGCACCTCGACGTCCCGGCGTCCGCGACCCTCAAGAACCTCCTGGTGAAGGTCGACGGCGAGATCGTCGCCGTCGGCGTCCCCGGCGACCGCGAGGTCGACATGGACAAGGTCGAGGCGCACTTCGCCCCGGCCGCCGTCGAGCTGGTCACGGCCGAGGACTTCGAGGGCCGCGACGACCTGGTCCGCGGCTACGTCGGTCCGCAGGGCCTGGAGAAGGTGCAGTACATCGCCGACCCGCGCGTCGCCCCCGGCACCGCCTGGATCACCGGCGCCAACAAGGACGGCCTGCACGCCAAGAACGTCGTCGCGGGCCGCGACTTCGAGGTCGACGCGTACGTCGACGTCGTCGTCGTGCAGGAGGGCGACCCGTGCCCGAACTGCGGCACCGGCCTCAAGCTGGACCGCGCCATCGAGATCGGCCACATCTTCCAGCTCGGCCGCAAGTACGCCGACGCCTTCCAGCTCGACGTCCTCGGCCAGAACGGCAAGCCGGTCCGCGTGACCATGGGCTCTTACGGCATCGGCGTCTCGCGCGCCGTCGCCGCTCTCGCCGAGCAGCACGCCGACGACAAGGGCCTCATCTGGCCCGCGGAGATCGCCCCCGCCGACGTCCACGTCGTGGCCGCGGGCAAGGCCCTCCAGACCGAGCTGGCCCTGGAGGTCTCGGACCTGCTGGCCGCGGCCGGCGTCCGCGTCCTGGTCGACGACCGTCCGGGCATCTCGCCCGGTGTGAAGTTCACCGACTCCGAGCTGATCGGCGTCCCGAAGATCCTGGTGGCCGGCCGCCGCAGCGGCGACCGCGTCCTGGAGCTGAAGGACCGCCGCACCGGCGAGCGCGAGGAGCTGACGGTCGAGGAGGCCGTGGCCCGCCTCACCGCGTGACGCTCGATCGCCCTCATGGTCGCCCCGCAGTCCTGACTGCGGGGCGATCGTCGTCTCCGCCGGAGCCGCTCCGGAACGGACGAGAGCGGGCATGAGCGCGTCACGGCGGCCACGGACAGCCCCGGCTCGTCCCGCGCTGCCACAACCGGCGAGAAGGCCCTCCAGGCCCCGCCGCCGCCCCGGCCACCGCCGACCGCGCCCCGCGCGCCGGCGGTCCTACAGCCAGCCCGCGAACTCCAGCAGGTTCTCCGCGTCCCGCTCCCGTCCCACCCGCAGCGCCCGCACCCCGGACTCCACGGCCCGGAACAGCGTCCAGCCGCGCAACCGCTCCTGATCCACGTCCAGCGACTCCGCGAGGCGCTTGACCCGCCGCCGGGTGATCGCGGGCCCCGACGGCGACCCGATCAGGTCCTCCACCCGGTCCCGCACCAGCCGCGCCAGATCGAACGCGCACTCGCCCACCACCGGGTCGGGCCCCACGGCCAGCCACGGCATCCGCTCCCCGGACAGCACCTTGCTCTGCCGGAACGTCCCGTGCAGCAACCGGAGTTCGGGCGCCGACGCGACCAGCGCCTCCCGCGCCTCCAGCGCCGCGTCGACCAGCGGCGCGACCTCGGGGAACGCCTC includes:
- a CDS encoding GNAT family N-acetyltransferase — its product is MPHRNRTDAIDDAAVTIGPLDLRARVDEALAVQAHAFGLGDDEIAVRRQIVLRHITYPGARSLGATTESGRLVGFVYGMPNDRTHWWSTVVEPYLRAGGNEHWLDDSFVITELHVHPGYQNRGIGRTLITALTDGAAQPRSILSAIDFDSPARGLYHSLGYDDLARKVLFPSAPKPYAVMGAPLPLRRDDP
- a CDS encoding DUF1684 domain-containing protein is translated as MPDSPEAPLSASAVGAWQEWRADRHRSVTAPTGNLALVETRWLPAGELPDPAAARAGQPDTVIVTALERTDMITGEPEHGLRFWDADAPAIRDFDRIDAFPYDPAWVLDATYTPVEGARTVAFEHLRDNGGTREKAVPGDIALTVDGTAYTLSAFDDDGTLLLVFGDPTNGSTTYGAGRFLFVEHTGEGRVRLDFNRAFVPPCGFSEQYNCPMPPRQNRFHLPVEAGEKLPVLRDGDAR
- a CDS encoding proline--tRNA ligase — translated: MAKAQVQRMSRLMVKTLRDDPADAEVLSHKLLVRAGFVRRTAAGVWSWLPLGKKVLANVERVVREEMDEMGGQEVTLPALLPKEPYEATNRWTEYGAELFRLNDRKGGDYLLGPTHEEIFTLLVKDQCTSYKDLPVILYQIQTKYRDEARPRAGILRGREFLMKDSYSFDLEDEGLARSYALHRAAYQKIFERLGLDYRICAATAGAMGGSKSEEFLAPAAAGEDTFADCPNCDYAANTEAVSFALNPVDAAGVPALEEIPTPDTPTIETLAAHLDVPASATLKNLLVKVDGEIVAVGVPGDREVDMDKVEAHFAPAAVELVTAEDFEGRDDLVRGYVGPQGLEKVQYIADPRVAPGTAWITGANKDGLHAKNVVAGRDFEVDAYVDVVVVQEGDPCPNCGTGLKLDRAIEIGHIFQLGRKYADAFQLDVLGQNGKPVRVTMGSYGIGVSRAVAALAEQHADDKGLIWPAEIAPADVHVVAAGKALQTELALEVSDLLAAAGVRVLVDDRPGISPGVKFTDSELIGVPKILVAGRRSGDRVLELKDRRTGEREELTVEEAVARLTA
- a CDS encoding site-2 protease family protein — translated: MTTLMMILGIVVFVVGLLISIAWHELGHLSTAKLFGIRVPQYMVGFGPTIFSRKKGETEYGIKAIPLGGYIRMIGMFPPGADGKIEARSTSPFRSMVEDARAAAFEELKPGDETRLFYTRKPWKRVIVMFAGPFMNLILAVGLFFTVLMGFGVTQQTNVVSSVSPCVIKVSENRDTCKATDAESPAKAAGLQPKDKIVSFDGVTTDKWNTLSDEIRESAGKTVPIVVERDGRQQTLTAKIATNQVAKKDSSGQITDGYVNAGFLGFTAATGVVRQDFGDSVSWMTDRVGDAVDSIIALPAKIPALWDAAFGDGPREQDSPMGVVGAARVGGEIFTMDIPATQQLAMALMLVAGFNLSLFLFNMLPLLPLDGGHIAGALWESLRRNLARVFRRPDPGPFDVAKLMPVAYVVAGIFVCFTILVLIADVVNPVKIS
- the dxr gene encoding 1-deoxy-D-xylulose-5-phosphate reductoisomerase — protein: MSDSPSPLADPHLVFDPAPPHGTAGPRDITILGSTGSIGTQAIDLVRRNPDRFRVTALSAAGGRVDLLAEQAHRLRVRTVAVAREDVVPALREALVARYGSREPLPEILAGPGAATEVAGRGDCHTVLNGITGSIGLAPTLAALEAGRTLALANKESLIVGGPLVKAIAKPGQIIPVDSEHAALFQAIAAGTRADVRKLVVTASGGPFRGRTKADLAHVTVEDALAHPTWAMGPVITINSATLVNKGLEVIEAHLLYDIPFDRIDVVVHPQSYVHSMVEYVDGSSILQATPPDMGGPIAIGLGWPERIPDAAPAFDWTKASSWEFFPLDTDAFPSVGLARHVGELAGTAPAVFNAANEECVDAFLKGALPFNGIMETVTRVVEEHGTPESGTSLTVADVLEAETWARARARELTATDKAAAEARA
- a CDS encoding GNAT family N-acetyltransferase; protein product: MLTQTTTRVLEPSDLDAALVVLDREPVVNAFVTARVRVAGLDPWRLGGEMWGWYEDGMLQSLCYAGANLVPICATDRAVRGFADRARRAGRRCSSIVGPAEPTALLWRLLEPSWGPAREVRAQQPLMVTDRLPADVTPDPYVRRIRKDEMDTIMPACVAMFTEEVGVSPLAGDGGLLYQARVAELVGSGRSFARLDEHGKVMFKAEIGAATDQACQIQGVWVAPEYRGRGLAAPGMAAVLRYALADVAPVVSLYVNDFNTPARAAYRRVGFEEVGAFMSILF
- the ispG gene encoding flavodoxin-dependent (E)-4-hydroxy-3-methylbut-2-enyl-diphosphate synthase, which gives rise to MTAISLGMPDVPTKLAERRKSRQIQVGTVAVGGDAPVSVQSMTTTRTSDIGATLQQIAELTASGCQIVRVACPTQDDADALPIIAKKSQIPVIADIHFQPKYVFAAIEAGCAAVRVNPGNIKQFDDKVKEIAQAANDHGTPIRIGVNAGSLDRRLLQKYGKATPEALVESALWEASLFEEHGFRDIKISVKHNDPVVMVNAYRLLAEKCDYPLHLGVTEAGPAFQGTIKSAVAFGALLSEGIGDTIRVSLSAPPVEEIKVGNQILESLNLKPRRLEIVSCPSCGRAQVDVYKLAEEVTAGLDGMEVPLRVAVMGCVVNGPGEAREADLGVASGNGKGQIFVKGEVIKTVPESKIVETLIEEAMKIAEQMEKDGVASGEPTVAVAG